The following proteins come from a genomic window of Syngnathus acus chromosome 15, fSynAcu1.2, whole genome shotgun sequence:
- the pla2g4f.1 gene encoding cytosolic phospholipase A2 beta isoform X2: protein MSSTALTPIGSEADCYVTLSLPPAIVFKTNTVANGRNPVWNQSFHFSLRNHLQTTLRIHLYDENLLFDDLIQSIGVDISTLTKERMEITEFAVQPQGKLWIAFELKQSYTKGVIGSKGLRLGKEVLSYWKLNVTVIKAKTRSSTDYFSESDLYVVLCLPTATASAFKTKTVYDDANPEWNETFTFRVPSHLKNVLELHVHDEDPVSHHERISTVLFDLSKLTLGKKERMAFNFNPETMDQIWIEFEMLRSEEPQCDYVSNGILLAAPFSALDINVDKLLRNNDDFLGKTIMLGGAWPPNQRLLAKDTGKLHFYINRDLATELGVAPSAVEPPSISTRLQPLPAEHTSKVSLVIDQDTVDLNVETHECVDDHLALRLDFDIPPQEKEFLKKRKLIVGQNMQKLFGLDTPPSPDQVPTIALVASGGGSRAMTSLFGTLKSLKEIKVLDILAYITGVSGATWTMAALFRDANWSRDGIDGTIAQIRKEICKDAMSMISLEKLEYYKREMEAKLKEGHILSSTDMGGLLYEHLVFGEKMTDRLSEHQRTVNEGQNPFPIYTAVNMKEKMGWESEAEWCEFTPYEVGFQKYGAFVRAQDFGSQFFLGHLVQKLPEVRLPFLIGIWSSFFAINLSYLLELPTEESSRDADNNNIGQATEWHQVGMKFNAPIKGLFLLTEVEKDSSFLDTQLMDPSGAISRIINDCLMNRPLSSIAYNFMNGLFLHSDYNTQSNFLAWKETHPDAFPNSLTPSDSFLRLVDSGLSINVACPPVLRPEREVDVIICCDNSWNPVESFREIKLTAAYCRDRDVPFPHVDFTTLEREPLKEIYIYEDKKNPKAPIVIHFPLVNDSFRHFKEPGVKRETAEEIKAGRVDVRSSDSPFTTDKPVYSEEDFDSLVNLTAYNVANNKERIIQALHEVLKSKMNITQTL, encoded by the exons ATGTCTTCGACAGCTTTGACGCCAATCG GGTCAGAGGCAGATTGCTACGTCACGCTGTCTCTCCCACCTGCAATTGTTTTCAAGACAAATACTGTGGCCAATGGGAGAAACCCAGTCTGGAACCAGAGCTTTCATTTCAGCCTGCGCAATCATCTCCAG ACTACTCTTCGGATTCATCTGTATGACGAGAACCTCCTATTTGATGATTTGATTCAATCAATCGGTGTTGATATCAGCACGCTGACAAAAGAGAGAATGGAAATCACAGAGTTTGCCGTCCAACCTCAG GGTAAACTTTGGATTGCCTTTGAGCTGAAGCAGAG TTACACAAAAGGTGTCATCGGTTCCAAAGGCCTTCGTTTGGGG AAAGAAGTGCTTTCCTACTGGAAACTAAATGTGACCGTCATCAAAGCCAAGACCCGTTCTTCAACCGATTACT TTTCAGAGTCTGACTTGTACGTGGTTCTTTGCCTTCCGACGGCAACCGCAAgtgcattcaaaacaaaaacggtGTACGACGACGCCAATCCAGAATGGAATGAAACGTTCACCTTCAGGGTCCCCTCCCATCTGAAA AATGTTTTAGAGCTCCATGTGCACGACGAAGACCCCGTTTCACACCATGAGCGCATTTCCACAGTTCTCTTTGACCTCAGCAAGCTCACGCttgggaagaaagaaagaatggcTTTCAATTTCAACCCGGAG ACAATGGACCAAATTTGGATTGAGTTTGAGATGCTGCGCAG TGAGGAGCCCCAATGTGACTATGTCAGTAATGGCATTCTTTTG GCTGCTCCATTCTCCGCTTTGGACATCAATGTTGACAAGCTTCTACGAAACAATGATG ATTTTCTCGGTAAAACGATCATGCTTGGCGGTGCCTGGCCCCCGAATCAGAGGTTGTTGGCAAAGGACACCGGCAAGCTGCATTTTTACATTAACAGAGACTTGGCGACTGAACTTGGAGTGGCA CCCTCTGCTGTTGAGCCCCCCTCCATTTCTACAAGGCTTCAGCCACTACCAGCTGAACACACGAGCAAAGTGTCCCTTGTTATTGATCAG GATACTGTGGATTTAAATGTCGAGACCCACGAATG CGTCGATGACCATTTGGCACTTCGTCTGGACTTTGACATTCCACCACAAGAGAAagaatttttgaagaaaaggaAACTTATTGTTGGGCAAAATATGCAGAAGCTCTTTGGCCTTGACACTCCACCATCACCAGACCAG GTGCCAACGATAGCCTTGGTGGCTTCAGGGGGAGGATCCAGAGCAATGACCAGCCTGTTTGGCACTTTAAAGAGCCTCAAGGAAATCAAAGTCCTCGATATTCTAGCTTATATCACAGGAGTATCTGGAGCTACCTG GACTATGGCCGCCTTGTTCAGAGACGCAAACTGGTCGCGAGATGGCATAGATGGGACCATCGCCCAAATAAGGAAAGAGATATGCAAGGATGCGATGAGTATGATCTCCCTGGAAAAATTGGAATACTACAAACGAGAGATGGAAGCAAAACTGAAAGAAGGGCATATTTTGTCATCTACTGATATGGGCGGCTTGCTATATGAACATCTAGTTTTTGGGGAG AAAATGACCGATAGGCTTTCTGAGCATCAGAGGACAGTCAATGAAGGCCAAAACCCTTTCCCCATATACACTGCTGTCAATATGAAGGAGAAGATGGGCTGGGAATCAGAAGCTG AATGGTGCGAGTTCACCCCCTATGAAGTTGGCTTTCAAAAGTACGGGGCTTTTGTGCGAGCTCAAGACTTTGGCAGTCAGTTCTTCCTCGGTCATCTCGTCCAAAAACTTCCAGAAGTCCGTCTCCCTTTTCTAATTG GAATATGGAGCAGTTTCTTTGCAATCAACCTGTCTTATTTACTGGAGCTTCCAACTGAAGAGAGCAGTCGTGACGCAGATAACAACAACATAGGTCAAGCTACTGAATGGCATCAAGTAGGTATGAAATTCAATGCACCAATCAAGGGGTTGTTTCTTTTGACAGAGGTGGAAAAGGACTCTTCATTTCTTGATACACAACTGATGGATCCATCCGGCGCTATCTCCAGAATCATCAACGATTGCTTGATGAATCGTCCGCTTAGTTCTATCGCATACAATTTCATGAATGGTCTCTTTCTCCACTCTGACTACAATACGCAGAGCAACTTCCTAGCCTGGAAAG AAACACACCCTGACGCCTTTCCAAACTCGCTGACACCCAGCGACTCCTTTCTGCGGCTGGTTGATTCCGGTCTCTCCATAAATGTGGCCTGTCCTCCTGTCCTGCGTCCAGAGAGAGAAGTGGACGTCATCATTTGCTGTGATAATTCTTGGAACCCGGTCGAAAGCTTCAGG GAAATAAAGTTGACTGCAGCTTACTGTCGAGATCGTGACGTCCCCTTCCCCCATGTTGATTTCACTACTCTGGAAAGAGAACCTTTGAAAGAGATTTACATCTACGAAGATAAGAAGAATCCCAAGGCACCGATTGTGATTCACTTCCCACTTGTCAATGATTCATTTCGACATTTCAAAGAGCCAG GTGTGAAGCGCGAGACCGCCGAGGAAATAAAAGCTGGACGCGTGGACGTGCGCAGCAGCGACTCTCCGTTCACCACGGACAAACCCGTCTACTCAGAGGAGGATTTTGACAGTCTGGTCAATTTAACGGCCTATAACGTCGCCAACAATAAGGAAAGGATCATTCAAGCATTGCACGAGGTCTTGAAATCTAAAATGAACATAACTCAGACATTGTGA